The Candidatus Thermodiscus eudorianus genome has a segment encoding these proteins:
- the thpR gene encoding RNA 2',3'-cyclic phosphodiesterase gives MAYGGRIRTFIAIDIEDPLLLSRIERLKDTIASTGVPMKLVETGNIHLTLRFIGEISRDRVDEIIESVLKPLRGEPFKISLKGLGAFPSINRPRVVWIGVEKGADRLKRLKEAIEDAMAGIGFPRDRPGFVPHITLARIKGSRNLPLLVRVLSEYQDYEIGETTVYNVRLKKSTLTRSGPIYETLWEVRLG, from the coding sequence TTGGCATATGGAGGTAGAATCAGGACCTTTATAGCCATCGATATAGAGGACCCGTTACTGCTATCGCGTATCGAGAGGCTTAAAGATACTATAGCCTCAACCGGCGTGCCCATGAAACTCGTCGAGACCGGGAATATCCATCTCACGCTACGCTTCATAGGCGAGATATCCAGGGATAGGGTCGACGAGATTATTGAGAGCGTGCTCAAACCCCTGAGGGGAGAGCCCTTCAAGATCTCCCTCAAGGGCCTAGGAGCGTTCCCTAGCATAAACAGGCCTAGAGTGGTTTGGATCGGCGTTGAGAAGGGAGCTGATAGGTTGAAGAGGCTTAAGGAGGCGATCGAAGACGCCATGGCCGGGATAGGATTCCCGCGGGATAGGCCGGGTTTCGTACCCCACATAACGCTGGCCAGGATAAAGGGGAGCCGTAACCTCCCTCTTCTCGTCAGGGTGTTGAGCGAGTACCAGGACTATGAGATAGGCGAGACCACCGTGTACAATGTTAGGTTGAAGAAGAGTACTCTGACGCGGTCGGGGCCCATATACGAGACCCTGTGGGAGGTCCGCCTCGGTTGA
- a CDS encoding nucleotidyltransferase family protein, with protein MVIAMILAGGYGKRLRPLTLEIPKPLVKVGDKAVIEYQIEWLKYYGIDEIVVLAGYLKEKIIEHLGSGLKYGVSITYVVEDEPLGTGGALKNASSIIKRGETVVIVNGDVITNLDPIKLVEDVKSREVIATIAAVPLRSPYGILSINEDKRLIVDFKEKPVLHEYWINGGVYAFKSDIVEYLPEYGDIEKTAFPELAARGLLGVIKYNTPPYYWKSIDTHKDLEEAAKELQAIGGLLGSLSGRS; from the coding sequence ATGGTTATCGCCATGATCTTGGCTGGTGGTTATGGGAAGAGGCTTAGGCCCCTGACGCTGGAGATACCGAAGCCCCTAGTGAAGGTTGGCGACAAGGCTGTTATCGAGTATCAGATAGAGTGGCTCAAGTATTATGGAATTGACGAGATAGTCGTGCTAGCCGGTTATCTCAAGGAGAAAATCATAGAACACCTTGGAAGCGGGTTGAAGTATGGAGTCTCTATAACCTACGTTGTAGAGGACGAGCCCCTGGGTACTGGGGGGGCCTTGAAGAACGCCAGCAGTATAATAAAGCGTGGCGAGACCGTTGTCATCGTCAATGGAGACGTGATAACGAACCTCGACCCGATAAAACTAGTAGAGGACGTCAAGAGCAGAGAGGTCATAGCCACCATCGCCGCGGTCCCGCTGAGGAGTCCCTACGGTATCCTATCCATTAACGAGGACAAGAGGCTGATCGTCGATTTCAAGGAGAAGCCGGTGTTACACGAGTACTGGATAAACGGTGGGGTCTATGCGTTCAAGTCCGACATTGTAGAGTATCTGCCGGAGTACGGTGATATCGAGAAGACGGCGTTCCCGGAGTTGGCTGCGAGGGGCTTGCTCGGCGTGATAAAGTACAACACGCCTCCATACTATTGGAAGTCGATCGACACTCACAAGGACTTGGAAGAGGCTGCTAAGGAGTTGCAGGCTATTGGCGGGTTACTGGGCAGTCTATCGGGAAGGTCCTAG
- a CDS encoding ribose-phosphate pyrophosphokinase, producing MAVIIAGPSPASAELAWSIADAAGVRIVDLDWKRFPDGEHYVRVRGDVRGEDVFVVQTMSPPQNDSLVQALLLADAAIGMGAERVRLIAPYLAYSRQDRRFLEGEPVSVEVVLKSLRCAGYDWLLTVEVHKEESLKAFDGEAYNLSPYEYMAGRINVRGDILVLAPDVGALDRARRLAGALDAEYDYLVKHRDRITGEIVVEPKEIPARGKTVVLVDDIISTGGTLAKAASMLLSQGAERIYALVAHALMVGGALEKLSRAGITKIYAANTLPAKSHEIIEYVDVGPLIAESLPV from the coding sequence ATGGCCGTAATTATAGCGGGGCCGAGCCCTGCCAGCGCAGAGTTAGCCTGGAGCATCGCTGACGCCGCCGGCGTTAGAATAGTTGATCTGGACTGGAAGAGGTTCCCCGATGGAGAGCACTATGTACGTGTTAGAGGTGATGTACGGGGGGAGGATGTGTTCGTGGTTCAGACTATGAGTCCTCCTCAGAACGACTCCCTGGTTCAGGCGCTGCTACTCGCCGATGCAGCCATCGGTATGGGGGCTGAGAGGGTTCGATTGATAGCGCCGTACCTGGCTTATTCCAGGCAGGATAGGAGGTTTCTAGAAGGTGAGCCTGTGAGTGTTGAGGTAGTCTTGAAGAGTCTTAGATGTGCTGGCTATGACTGGCTCCTGACTGTCGAAGTCCACAAGGAGGAGTCGTTGAAGGCGTTCGATGGCGAGGCCTACAACCTTTCTCCGTACGAGTATATGGCTGGGAGGATCAATGTCAGAGGCGATATCCTTGTTCTCGCCCCTGATGTTGGGGCTCTCGATAGAGCCAGGCGTTTGGCCGGTGCGTTGGATGCGGAGTACGACTATCTGGTGAAGCACAGGGATCGTATCACGGGGGAGATAGTGGTTGAGCCCAAGGAGATCCCTGCTCGGGGTAAGACGGTGGTTCTCGTTGATGATATCATAAGTACTGGGGGGACCCTGGCGAAGGCGGCCTCTATGCTTTTGAGCCAGGGAGCCGAGAGGATCTATGCCCTCGTTGCCCACGCGCTCATGGTGGGTGGGGCCCTGGAGAAGTTGTCTAGGGCTGGGATAACGAAGATCTATGCCGCGAACACGCTTCCAGCGAAGAGCCACGAGATTATAGAGTATGTCGATGTCGGGCCTCTAATAGCTGAGAGCCTCCCGGTGTAG
- the cca gene encoding CCA tRNA nucleotidyltransferase, giving the protein MTCGRRGDVEESVLSVIKPSQRQLTILGNFYRTIYSILSKCVEESGYKASIMPVGSFAKDTLTSDKWELDVFILFKNVTDDWIYSKAENLLESCLRGKLPFVAKYAQHPYVTVQLMGLEADIVPAIETERPRKRGLGVERTPFHTLYVSSKLDECQKDEVRLLKAFLKGLGIYGAEVRTQGFSGYLSELLVINYGSFHGILSAASSWKPPIYIDPEGIGDKEYLLSKYRDSPLIVVDPVDPERNAAAAVSMKSLATFVIAAKMYLERPGREYFYPFAKRADILAPIDIVTVTCSGDYSSNPPESIWGRAKRAAKDLAATLGDNDFQVLYYSYYTDEYTVARIGIGLVEAKLPPYSIVEGPSAWASRDDIIKYVRKRLERGEVYWINDRGRLSALKKRRFTDAGNLVEHWIDSRGADILKASKCTVSIASCGGETNSELCYPMKEWMTL; this is encoded by the coding sequence TTGACATGCGGCCGCAGAGGTGATGTCGAAGAGAGTGTTTTAAGCGTTATAAAACCCAGTCAACGGCAACTAACAATACTCGGAAACTTCTACAGGACCATATATAGTATACTATCCAAGTGCGTCGAGGAAAGCGGCTACAAGGCAAGCATAATGCCTGTCGGGAGCTTCGCCAAGGACACGCTAACCAGCGATAAGTGGGAGCTCGACGTCTTCATCCTATTCAAGAACGTTACAGACGATTGGATCTACAGTAAAGCCGAGAACCTCCTCGAATCATGCCTGAGAGGAAAACTACCCTTCGTGGCCAAATACGCCCAACACCCCTACGTCACAGTCCAATTAATGGGCCTAGAAGCCGATATAGTGCCTGCCATAGAAACCGAGAGGCCGAGGAAGCGGGGATTAGGAGTCGAGAGAACCCCCTTCCACACCCTATACGTATCCTCTAAACTCGACGAATGCCAGAAGGACGAAGTCCGGCTACTGAAAGCATTCCTAAAAGGGCTTGGAATCTACGGCGCCGAGGTCAGGACACAGGGATTCAGCGGATACCTATCAGAGCTATTAGTAATAAACTATGGAAGCTTCCACGGCATCCTCTCAGCGGCTAGCTCGTGGAAACCCCCCATATACATCGACCCAGAGGGTATCGGGGACAAAGAATACCTACTATCAAAGTACCGGGATAGCCCGCTGATAGTAGTCGATCCTGTCGACCCAGAGCGCAACGCCGCGGCCGCCGTCAGTATGAAATCGCTCGCCACATTCGTGATCGCAGCCAAAATGTACCTCGAAAGGCCAGGCAGAGAATACTTCTATCCATTCGCCAAGCGAGCCGATATACTAGCCCCAATAGACATAGTCACGGTAACATGTAGCGGCGATTACAGCAGCAATCCCCCGGAGAGCATCTGGGGTAGAGCTAAGAGAGCCGCCAAAGACCTCGCCGCCACGCTCGGTGACAACGACTTCCAAGTGCTATATTACTCGTACTATACAGACGAGTACACAGTAGCCCGTATAGGTATAGGCCTAGTCGAAGCAAAGCTCCCCCCTTATAGCATCGTAGAGGGTCCCTCCGCTTGGGCTAGCCGGGACGATATCATAAAGTACGTCAGGAAGAGACTGGAAAGAGGCGAAGTCTACTGGATCAACGATCGGGGACGACTCTCAGCACTCAAGAAGAGGAGATTTACAGACGCCGGGAACCTAGTTGAACACTGGATAGACAGTAGGGGGGCGGATATCCTGAAGGCGAGTAAATGCACCGTGTCCATAGCTTCTTGTGGCGGAGAGACCAACTCTGAGCTATGCTATCCTATGAAGGAGTGGATGACGCTTTGA
- a CDS encoding transcription elongation factor, translating to MKYCPKCGGPMFPIKKGDKIYLKCRRCGYEMEATEKDLEKYRVVRKADEKHKVVTTKVVSQVRKTQGSPEDLESAKEEYYELVLDQLGEYGE from the coding sequence ATGAAGTACTGTCCTAAGTGCGGCGGCCCCATGTTCCCCATAAAGAAAGGAGACAAGATCTACCTGAAATGCCGCAGATGCGGGTATGAGATGGAGGCTACTGAGAAGGACCTAGAGAAGTATAGGGTTGTCAGGAAGGCCGACGAGAAGCACAAGGTCGTGACCACAAAGGTAGTCAGCCAGGTTAGGAAGACGCAGGGTAGCCCAGAGGACCTGGAGAGTGCCAAGGAAGAGTACTATGAGCTCGTGCTAGACCAGCTGGGAGAATACGGAGAGTAG
- a CDS encoding 3-methyl-2-oxobutanoate dehydrogenase subunit beta: TMGMRYLKMALGDNFVMVIPAGCSSVIQGISPRSGIYAPVLNTVFAAAAAAAAGMKAGFESIGKKDVEVVVWAGDGGTGDIGFQALSGAAERNDDILYICVDNEAYMNTGIQRSSLTPYGAWTTTTWTGKREHKKNIPLILIAHGVRYVATASVGYPTDVIDKIKKASKIRGFKYIHLLSPCPVGWRFDPALTGEIGQLAVKTGLFPLFEYVDGKFQLSPIGRRYKDPSKRVPVIEYLKLQGRFKHLLNKPEEIKKIEEYIDSIWYMIDVLENAFDPKKEAERLLRAL, from the coding sequence GACCATGGGTATGCGGTACCTGAAGATGGCCCTAGGCGACAACTTCGTCATGGTCATACCGGCTGGCTGTAGCAGTGTCATCCAAGGCATATCTCCCAGGTCAGGGATATACGCGCCCGTACTCAACACAGTGTTCGCCGCTGCAGCGGCGGCTGCTGCAGGCATGAAGGCTGGCTTCGAATCCATCGGGAAGAAGGATGTAGAGGTAGTCGTGTGGGCTGGCGACGGTGGGACCGGTGATATAGGTTTCCAGGCTCTAAGCGGTGCCGCCGAGAGAAACGACGACATACTCTATATCTGTGTGGACAACGAGGCATACATGAACACCGGCATCCAGAGGAGCAGCCTAACACCCTACGGAGCATGGACCACTACCACGTGGACCGGGAAGAGGGAGCACAAGAAGAACATCCCCCTAATACTCATAGCACACGGAGTCAGGTATGTGGCCACAGCCTCCGTCGGATACCCCACGGATGTCATAGACAAGATCAAGAAGGCGTCAAAGATAAGGGGCTTCAAATACATACACCTCCTATCACCATGTCCCGTCGGGTGGAGATTCGACCCAGCGCTAACAGGAGAGATAGGCCAGCTAGCCGTGAAGACAGGCCTCTTCCCACTATTCGAGTACGTAGACGGGAAATTCCAGTTGTCGCCAATAGGGAGGCGGTACAAGGATCCCTCCAAGCGAGTCCCCGTAATAGAGTACTTGAAGCTTCAGGGCAGGTTCAAGCACCTGCTTAACAAGCCCGAGGAAATCAAGAAGATAGAAGAATACATAGACAGTATCTGGTATATGATCGACGTGCTAGAAAACGCCTTCGACCCCAAGAAGGAAGCCGAAAGACTCCTAAGAGCACTCTAA
- the priX gene encoding DNA primase noncatalytic subunit PriX — protein sequence MAEAYRGLVEACLEGEEACREAVRRFLSEMCSDPRLCEAPRGYRRLLERYSWVERIIEKGVPDGRARLILYVISRYLVNVKRLDIDEALLAVKQFIQNSCKNFNNCSKIYDSWIRNVLRSVSQGGWLPWSLDRLKERDPSLYDVVASLVEE from the coding sequence TTGGCTGAAGCCTACCGCGGCCTTGTCGAGGCTTGTCTTGAAGGCGAGGAGGCCTGTAGAGAGGCTGTGAGACGCTTCCTATCAGAGATGTGCAGCGACCCCAGGTTATGCGAGGCGCCGCGCGGTTACAGGAGACTCTTAGAGCGGTATTCCTGGGTTGAGAGGATTATCGAGAAGGGCGTCCCTGACGGGAGAGCCCGGCTAATTCTCTATGTTATCTCCAGGTATCTTGTTAACGTGAAGAGATTGGATATTGATGAGGCGCTCCTGGCCGTGAAACAATTTATCCAAAATAGCTGTAAGAACTTTAATAATTGCTCTAAGATATACGACTCGTGGATACGCAACGTCCTGAGAAGCGTGTCACAAGGCGGATGGCTGCCCTGGAGTCTCGATCGGTTAAAAGAACGGGACCCAAGCCTATACGACGTAGTAGCTTCGCTTGTAGAGGAATAA
- a CDS encoding AAA family ATPase, whose product MARLIVAVTGMPGSGKSTIARRIAEAMKAPLLSMGDVVRREVARRGMEVTVENVEEVATLLRQELGMAAVAVLLARELEGIGGPVVVDGLRSLEEARVLSRHGRLCIVAVHASPVTRYRRLMARRRRDDIRGWEDLTLRDSKNLEYGIGNAIAMADYMVVNEGPLEEALEHARRIARMIIYEEGKNCSGGGGPPHGGR is encoded by the coding sequence TTGGCTAGACTAATAGTAGCAGTCACTGGAATGCCTGGAAGCGGGAAGAGCACTATAGCCAGGCGCATAGCGGAGGCAATGAAGGCGCCTCTACTGAGTATGGGCGATGTGGTCCGGAGAGAAGTCGCTAGACGGGGAATGGAGGTTACTGTGGAGAACGTCGAGGAGGTGGCAACACTCCTCAGACAGGAACTGGGCATGGCAGCAGTAGCGGTTCTCCTAGCAAGGGAACTAGAGGGCATAGGGGGTCCCGTGGTCGTCGACGGGCTCCGCAGTCTCGAAGAAGCCAGGGTTCTATCGCGCCATGGCCGCCTCTGTATAGTAGCCGTTCATGCAAGCCCCGTGACAAGGTATAGGAGGCTCATGGCTAGGCGTAGAAGGGACGATATAAGGGGGTGGGAGGATTTAACCCTCAGGGACTCGAAGAACCTCGAATACGGGATCGGCAACGCTATAGCCATGGCCGACTACATGGTAGTAAACGAGGGACCCCTCGAAGAGGCCCTAGAGCATGCCCGTCGTATTGCGAGGATGATAATCTATGAAGAGGGTAAGAATTGTAGTGGAGGCGGAGGCCCGCCCCACGGAGGACGTTGA
- a CDS encoding MBL fold metallo-hydrolase produces MAGLINLVMLGSGGVMPTRERLTPSVLVYDWNGYTLLLDAGEGAQLRLHRTPRSVHDLDAIIVTHEHGDHVNGLAGLLQSMAVSRRRRPLSIIGPSTVVEFARDLLEATSTRLGFEISYVTLSGTGSMPLYRSGGDVLELKWAPSCHTNDSLAYRVEWRTRPRIDKSMLNALGLKPGPWIKELVERGSANVNGRRVKLEDISSHYFEASIVYTGDTAPCQPVIELSSNAVILLHEATYGSDMEDEAISRGHSTAEHAALVALEAGVRNLVLFHVSPRYRGRDARKLYLEAKRLFNRTVLSWDMMRVSLGPLRRIV; encoded by the coding sequence ATGGCTGGCCTGATAAACCTGGTGATGCTGGGTAGTGGAGGCGTAATGCCGACACGCGAGAGGCTGACCCCCAGCGTACTCGTCTATGACTGGAACGGATACACCCTGTTACTTGATGCTGGTGAGGGCGCTCAACTCCGGCTTCACAGGACTCCGAGGAGTGTTCACGATCTAGACGCTATAATAGTGACGCACGAGCATGGGGATCACGTCAACGGGTTAGCCGGGCTCCTTCAATCAATGGCCGTTTCCAGGAGGAGGAGGCCGTTATCTATAATCGGGCCTTCCACAGTAGTCGAGTTCGCCAGGGACCTACTCGAAGCGACTAGCACCAGGTTGGGCTTCGAGATCAGCTATGTAACGCTTTCGGGGACCGGATCGATGCCCTTATACAGGAGTGGAGGCGACGTTCTAGAGCTCAAATGGGCTCCGTCATGCCATACTAACGATTCACTGGCTTATCGGGTTGAATGGAGGACCCGGCCACGCATAGACAAGTCAATGCTGAACGCTTTGGGCTTGAAGCCGGGTCCCTGGATTAAAGAACTGGTCGAGAGGGGATCAGCTAATGTTAACGGGAGAAGGGTTAAGCTAGAAGATATCTCTAGCCACTATTTCGAGGCTTCAATCGTATACACTGGCGACACAGCACCCTGCCAGCCTGTTATCGAGCTATCGAGCAATGCCGTCATTTTATTGCATGAAGCCACCTATGGCTCGGATATGGAGGATGAGGCTATATCACGAGGACACTCGACTGCTGAGCACGCCGCTCTTGTAGCCTTGGAAGCCGGGGTTCGTAACCTTGTGCTCTTCCACGTGAGCCCACGTTATCGCGGGAGAGATGCTAGGAAGCTCTATCTGGAGGCTAAGAGGCTTTTCAATAGAACCGTCCTCTCCTGGGATATGATGCGCGTCTCCCTGGGCCCGTTAAGGAGGATAGTCTAG
- a CDS encoding methyltransferase domain-containing protein, with translation MPVKSSTLGEYYALLSGEHPRMPLAELQALLETRLDGYITFSSEGIAVFHSTKDPTPLSSWAGWVKEVGRVYGVVEAEFSELMEFAHRLHESGIRFKSIYIKKFRGYSCHVDGRTVKNAYRVLLNAGASRDLRVFITEGISVIGSVLGRQDTRAFNSRKPGKRPFFKPGPLSPQLSRVMVNLSRLKPGDIFLDPFCGTGGFVIEACLLDASRCICGDIAPEMVRGSVVNMKHFNLYDRVTVLRQNSGSMPLSDESVDAIATDPPYGRSTTTARKTYSELVRGFLRESYRVLRSGGYIVYAGPYREEPWRIAEEAGFSVIDRFHMYVHSTLIREVVVARK, from the coding sequence ATGCCGGTGAAATCCTCTACTCTAGGGGAATACTATGCGTTGCTCAGCGGTGAGCATCCTAGGATGCCCCTGGCAGAGTTGCAGGCGCTATTAGAGACTAGGCTTGACGGGTACATTACGTTTTCCAGCGAGGGTATAGCGGTCTTCCACTCCACGAAGGATCCGACACCGTTGTCTTCGTGGGCTGGCTGGGTTAAGGAAGTTGGCAGAGTCTACGGGGTTGTCGAAGCTGAGTTCTCGGAGCTGATGGAGTTTGCGCATCGGCTACACGAGTCTGGGATAAGATTTAAAAGTATATATATTAAAAAATTTAGAGGATATTCCTGTCACGTGGACGGGAGGACTGTGAAGAATGCGTATAGAGTACTACTGAACGCGGGGGCTTCTAGAGACCTTAGGGTATTCATAACCGAGGGCATCTCGGTAATTGGAAGCGTTCTAGGTAGACAGGACACACGCGCCTTCAATTCCCGGAAGCCCGGTAAGAGGCCGTTCTTCAAACCAGGACCTCTAAGCCCACAGCTATCCCGGGTAATGGTTAACCTCTCACGGTTGAAGCCGGGTGATATCTTCCTAGATCCCTTCTGCGGTACAGGCGGGTTCGTCATTGAAGCCTGCCTATTAGACGCCTCCCGGTGCATATGCGGCGATATAGCCCCCGAGATGGTTAGGGGCTCTGTAGTCAACATGAAGCACTTCAACCTCTATGACAGGGTAACCGTTCTAAGGCAGAACTCGGGGAGCATGCCCCTAAGCGATGAGAGCGTCGATGCCATTGCCACTGATCCCCCTTACGGACGGTCAACTACTACAGCTAGAAAAACCTATAGCGAATTGGTTAGAGGATTCCTAAGGGAGTCGTATCGTGTATTGAGGAGTGGGGGCTACATAGTGTACGCAGGCCCCTATAGGGAGGAACCCTGGAGGATCGCCGAGGAAGCTGGCTTCTCGGTTATCGACAGGTTCCACATGTACGTCCACTCGACTCTCATAAGAGAGGTTGTCGTCGCTAGGAAGTGA
- a CDS encoding ATP/GTP-binding protein, which produces MTRYIIMVGPAGSGKSTLARFLWSLSSERGSKTILVNFDPAAEALPYDPHVDIRDYVTAKDFIKKGLGPNGALIASVASLINYVDDVKSRIEEYVADIAIIDTPGQLELFAYRSSGPIIVRSIVGEWPSATLYLIDAPFFEDPLSIVSALSLASSVAVRMGLPQVNVASKADLLLPEVIDEVLPRLSEEGYLESLISSLEGVDATIRILALRLAEALTESGFIGQVLPVSIYQDDSIKAVYAKLLQIIAQGEEPGLEPSTASNGG; this is translated from the coding sequence GTGACCCGGTACATAATCATGGTAGGGCCCGCAGGCAGCGGGAAATCCACCTTAGCCAGGTTTCTATGGAGCCTGTCAAGCGAGAGGGGTTCTAAGACCATTCTCGTGAACTTTGACCCGGCTGCCGAGGCTCTACCCTACGATCCACATGTCGACATCAGGGACTATGTCACTGCCAAGGACTTCATCAAGAAGGGATTGGGACCTAATGGGGCTCTCATAGCATCTGTAGCCTCGCTGATCAACTACGTGGACGATGTCAAGTCGAGGATTGAAGAGTATGTAGCCGACATAGCAATAATAGATACTCCGGGACAGTTAGAGCTATTCGCGTACAGATCCAGTGGACCCATAATAGTGAGGTCGATCGTCGGCGAATGGCCGAGCGCCACATTATACCTAATAGACGCCCCCTTCTTTGAAGACCCCCTCTCGATCGTATCCGCCCTCTCACTGGCTTCCAGCGTCGCGGTCAGGATGGGCTTACCCCAGGTTAATGTAGCCAGTAAAGCCGATCTTCTCCTGCCAGAGGTGATAGACGAGGTGCTCCCTCGGCTAAGCGAGGAGGGATACCTAGAATCGCTGATCAGCTCGCTGGAAGGCGTTGACGCGACTATCAGGATCCTTGCACTACGCCTGGCAGAGGCTTTGACCGAGTCCGGGTTTATAGGACAGGTACTGCCGGTGTCAATATACCAGGATGATAGTATAAAGGCCGTCTATGCTAAGCTACTCCAGATAATAGCCCAGGGAGAGGAGCCGGGCTTGGAACCCTCAACAGCCAGCAATGGAGGATAG
- the amrS gene encoding AmmeMemoRadiSam system radical SAM enzyme — protein MVPSKPAGRRISTLARPNVRPAALWEPVPDRPGWVKCNLCEKRCVIAPGRYGACGVRKNIDGKLYTLVYGLLTAMNVDPIEKKPLYHFYPGSRVLSISTVGCNFFCKFCQNWVISQSRLEKGLYGVYRTPEEVVDAALEYGADGISYTYNEPTIFFEFMYDTSKLAKKHGLFNTMVTNGYATPEAIDEIGGLMDAATVDFKGGGNREFYRKFIGVLDPEKIFNTILAMKDNGWFIEITNLVIPRVGDREEDVRRLSKWIVENLGPETPFHLLRFHPDYKMMDYPPTPLETLEKLASIAMDEGLVHVYIGNVAPHPLEHTYCPKCGYRVIERIGFTIVSWKLEKGNTCPRCGYKLNIKGEYRGGRGTSFLSLI, from the coding sequence ATGGTTCCATCCAAGCCAGCTGGTAGGAGGATTAGCACGCTAGCTAGGCCCAATGTGAGGCCAGCGGCATTATGGGAACCTGTGCCCGATAGGCCTGGATGGGTCAAGTGTAACCTGTGCGAGAAGAGGTGCGTCATAGCTCCGGGCCGTTACGGGGCTTGTGGCGTGAGGAAGAACATAGACGGTAAGCTCTACACGCTGGTCTACGGTTTGTTGACTGCTATGAATGTGGATCCCATAGAGAAGAAGCCCCTCTACCACTTCTACCCGGGGAGCAGGGTGCTTAGCATATCCACGGTTGGATGCAACTTCTTCTGCAAATTCTGCCAGAACTGGGTTATCAGCCAGAGCAGGCTAGAGAAGGGCCTGTATGGAGTCTACAGGACCCCGGAGGAGGTAGTAGATGCGGCCTTAGAGTACGGCGCCGACGGAATCTCCTATACCTATAACGAGCCGACTATCTTCTTCGAGTTCATGTATGATACCTCGAAGCTAGCTAAGAAGCACGGCCTGTTTAATACGATGGTTACCAACGGCTATGCCACGCCCGAAGCGATAGACGAGATAGGGGGGTTAATGGATGCAGCTACAGTTGACTTCAAGGGTGGGGGCAACAGGGAGTTCTACAGGAAGTTTATAGGCGTTCTAGACCCGGAGAAGATCTTCAACACTATACTCGCGATGAAGGACAATGGATGGTTCATAGAGATAACAAACCTCGTCATACCCAGGGTCGGGGATAGGGAAGAGGATGTACGTAGGCTATCGAAATGGATAGTGGAGAACCTTGGCCCGGAGACGCCATTCCACCTCCTGAGGTTCCACCCCGACTACAAGATGATGGACTACCCGCCAACGCCTTTGGAGACGTTGGAGAAGCTAGCCAGTATAGCAATGGACGAGGGCCTAGTCCATGTTTACATAGGAAACGTCGCCCCCCACCCCCTAGAGCACACGTACTGTCCGAAATGCGGCTACCGAGTCATAGAGAGGATAGGCTTCACCATAGTCTCCTGGAAACTAGAGAAGGGAAACACCTGTCCCCGTTGTGGCTACAAGCTCAATATCAAGGGAGAGTACCGTGGCGGAAGAGGGACTAGTTTCCTATCTCTTATCTAA